TATTCAGAATTATGGGCATTATGGAATGATATATGGTGTGACTAAAGACGGTTATTATCTTTTCGCAGACCCTACAAAAGGACTTAAAAAATGTACACCAAAAGAGTTAGATTATGCGACAAATGGAAGAAGCTTAGGATACTATATGGTGGGATTAGTGTGAATCTTAAAGAAGAAAAGGTTTACATGAAAACTAAAATTAGAAATCTTAAACGTAAACATGCAAAGTTAATCCAGCATGCTGAGTTGATTGATGAAACTTTAGAAGTAGAGAAAGAAATTCAATCATATGAAAAACAATTAGAAATGTTACAATAGTGTCATATGAAGTATATATTATATTATAGAGTTTTCCAATATTTATGAAAAAATTTTTTAGATTAAATTTTTTTCCTGGAAGAGATCATCTAGTTGATTAGATATTTAGTTGCAGAGAATGTGAAAAATATTTTTTTGGTTGGATGTAAAACTAAATTGTTTCAAAAAAACTATTCCTATGTTTAAATTTAGATATGTGTAATTTTATAACCGTTATTTTAGAATATGTAGATTATTGATGAGAGTTTATTCTCTCATATTTTTTTCTCTTTTGGGAATTTTTTTTGGTCTATGGTTTTTAGTGGGAAACTTATTAGTGGGGGTCAACTGGCTACATTTTTTGTAGTTGGTTGACCCCTTTATTTTTTTTTAAATTTTTTTGGGTTGTCCTAAAAGTTTTTATACTATGTGTTATATAATCTCTTATAACAATTGTTAATCTAAAACTTTGATGTACAAAAAAGTACAACAATGTATAATTAGTTATTTATCTCTCAAAATACAGAAATAAACAGACAGAGAGAGCACAATTGTTAATCATATTTAGAATAATATTTATACTATATGTTATATTATATAATTGTATAGTAACTTTGGAGATTTTAGATGTTCGATGGTTTGAAAGGTGAAATCAACACTTTTAAAGAAAAAGATCCTGCGATGAGGTCATCAATAGAAATATTTCTATGTTATCCGGGATTTTATGCATTATTATTCCATAGAATCAGTCATTGGTTTTGGAATCATTCTTTAAAATTGTTAGCACGTATACTATCGACCATTTCTCGTTTTCTTACTGGTATTGAAATCCACCCTGCTGCACAGCTCGGTAAAAGAGTTTTCATTGACCATGGTATGGGCATTGTAGTTGGTGAAACAACCATTGTTGGTGATGATGTATTGATTTATCAGGGAGTTGTGCTGGGAGGAACTACAACCAGCAAGGGCAAAAGGCACCCGACTATTGAAAAGGGAGTAATTATCGGTGCTGGCGCTAAGGTGATGGGTAACATTACTATTGGTGAATATGCTAAAATTGGTACTGGGGCTGTAGTGCTAAAGGATGTGCCTCCTGAATCAACTTGTGTTGGCGTTCCCGGCAGAATTGTAAAATGTAAAAATCAAAGCCATGTTGTGGATTTGGAACACAATAAACTGCCAGACCCTGTTGCGGCGGCAATAAGGTCTCTAGAAAAGCAAGTTGAAGAAAACGAGAAGCTTATCCAAATTTTGCTTGATAAAAATGGAATATGTGTGAGTGAAGAAAAAATCAATGATGAAGTTGAATTTGGAGACTTATTAAAAGATAATCGTGATTAGTATGAAACCACCCTGTGAAATTGTAGTATGGTATGTTATACCTGCTATCAGATCTGAATTAGCTAAAGAACTTTTAAATTTAGGAATGAAACAGAAAGATGTATCAGAGCTTATGGATATTACACAACCTGCTGTTTCTCAATACATTACTGATAAACGTGGAAGTGGAATAAAACTGGATGATGATGTAAGAGCTATGGTTCATAAATTCGCTCGCGAACTATCTGAAGGTGAAGCTACAAAAATGGATTTGATTCCAAGAACATGCAATATTTGCAAAAGTGTAAGAACGGCAGATGTTTTAGAACAACTTAATATCGATAAATCTGAACTTGGTGAGGACTGTCAATCTTGTTTGGGTTCTGAAGCTAGTAATTGCTAAAATATTGGGATTTATAGTAAACTATTTAAACTATTAGTTTCCAATATTTTATTATACTTTAATTTTTAGTGGCAAGTTTACCGAGTGGCTTAGGTGTGTGGCTGCAGACCATAATACGGGGGTTCAAATCCCTCACTTGCCTTTTACAATTACTATTTTTATGAGGTTATTTTTATGGACGTTTATTCAACTTTAACTCGTAGTAAAGAGAATTTTGTGACTATTAATAAAAATAGAGTTAACTTATTTGTTTGCGGACCGACTGTATATGATGATGCCCATATTGGTCATGGAAGAACTTACATTTCATTTGATACTATTAAAAGATATTTGGAATATAGCGGATATGCTGTATTTTATATCCAAAACATCACAGATATTGATGATAAAATTATTAACAGGTCAAAAGAAAGTGGAATTCCAGCTAACGAGTTGGCTCGTAAGTTTGAAAAAAGATACATTGAAGACATGACTAAATTGAATGTCAATGGAGTTAACTTATTTGCAAGAGCAACCGATCATGTTGATGAGATTCTGGACCAAATTCAAAGATTAATTGACAAGGGTTTTGCATATGAAACCGAAGATGGGGTTTACTTTGAAATTGATAAGTTCCCAGAGTTCGGTAAATTATCCAACAGGAATATTGAAGAGTTAGAATCTCACAGGGATATTGCCGAGACTACAAAGAAAAATCCACAGGATTTTGCGCTTTGGAAAAAACGTGTCGGTACAGATGAGCCTACCTGGCCATCTCCATGGGGTGACGGCAGGCCTGGCTGGCACATTGAGGACACTGCCATTACAGAATACTATTTCGGCCCTCAATATGATGCTCATGGAGGAGGTCTTGATTTAATCTTCCCACACCACGAGGCAGAAATTACCCAAATGGAAGCGGTTTCAGGAAAAGCTCCAATGGTAAAATTCTGGTTGCATACAGGATTTTTAAATGTGAATGGGGAAAAGATGTCTAAATCTTTAAATAATTTCATCACTATCCGTGATTTGCTTAAGGATTATGCTGCTGAAACATTCAGGTTCTTTGTTTTATCAACTCACTACAGAAGCCCTATTGACTTTTCTAAAGATTCGCTCCATCAGTCTGAAAAAAGTTTAGACAGAATAAGAAAATACTATGAACTTCTAGATGTTGAAGTTGATGATGAAACTTATGAATCAGAAGTGTTGGCTTCCCACAAAAAGGAATTCTTTGACAGTATGGATGATGACTTTAACACTCCAAAAGCTATTGCAGCTATTTTTGGATTAATTAATGACACTAAAAACGATTTAGAATCATTCTCTGATGATGATAAAAAAGCCATTAAAGCATTCTTAGATGATGCGGCACATATTTTTGGTGTTAGCTTTGAGGTTGAAGAGGTTAACGCCGGGTCAGATGATTTGCTTAATTTGATTTCAGAAGTTAGATCAGAGCTCAGGGCCAACAAGCAATATGATTTGTCTGATAAAATTAGGGATGGCCTACAAAATTTAGGTTATGAAATAAACGATTAGGGGATTATTCTCCTCTTTCACTATTTTTTTTTCAATTTTTTGTTTAGGATATAACAACCTTTATATACTAAAAATAACAGATGTTATATCTGTATAACATAAGTTATATTTTATTTTTCTAATGATTTAATTTAGGCATACCAAAACATTTATATATAAAAAATAACTATTGTTATATAGTAATATAACACGTGATATATTTACTGAATTAATTTGTAAAGGTGATTATTAATGACAGATAAAAATTATAGATTAGCAACTTTGGGTGTACGTGCAGGACAACAACCTGACCCCGCAACTGGGGCTCAGGCAGTTCCTATTTATCAAACTACTTCATATGTATTTAAAGACTCAGATGAAGCTGCAAGGAGATTCGCCCTTCAAGAATTTGGACAAATATATTCCAGATTAACAAACCCTACCAGTGATGTATTTGAAGCAAGAATTGCCGCTATCGAAGGCGGTAACTCAGGACTTTCAACATCAAGTGGTCTTGCAGCAATTACATATGCTATTTTAAATGTAACTGTGCCTGGAGATAACATTGTCTCTGCAGATAACCTTTATGGCGGAACTTATCAATTGTTCAATTATACTTTCAAGGATTTGGCAAGGGATGTTAAGTTTGTAGATTCTCAAGACTTGCAAGCTTTTGAAGACGCTATCGATGAGAGAACAAGAGCAATTTATGTGGAATCTATCGGAAATCCAAAATTGGATGTTCCTGATTTTGAAGCATTAGCAGAAATTGCACATTCCCATGATATTCCATTGATTGTTGATAATACTGTAGGCGTAGGATTAGTTAGGCCATTGGAACATGGTGCAGATGTTATTGCAGCATCCGCAACTAAATATGTTGGAGGTCATGGTACTGCAGTTGGAGGATACATTGTAGATTCAGGTAAATTCAACTGGGGTAATGGCAAATTTGATAATTTCACAAAAGCGGATCCAAGTTACCATGGATTAGTCTTTTGGGATTCATTTGGAGATGTTCCTGAACTTGGAAATATTGCTTTTACTGTAAGGGCAAGAGCAAGACTTTTAAGAGATCTCGGAGCAACCCAAGCACCGGTACACAGTTTCATTTTCTTACAAGGGCTTGAAAGTTTAGATGTACGTGTAAAAAGACATTCTGAAAATGCCTTAAAAGTAGCCAAATTCTTAGAATCACATCCAAAAGTTAATTGGGTAAACTATCCTGGTTTGGAATCTCACCCTACTTATGAAATTAACAAAAAATACTTAAAAGATAATTTCGCAGGTATTTTAGGTTTTGGTGTTGAAGGTGGCGAAGAAGCTGGTAGGAAAGTCATTGAAAAACTTGAATTGTTCT
This genomic interval from Methanobrevibacter sp. contains the following:
- the cysE gene encoding serine O-acetyltransferase, which produces MFDGLKGEINTFKEKDPAMRSSIEIFLCYPGFYALLFHRISHWFWNHSLKLLARILSTISRFLTGIEIHPAAQLGKRVFIDHGMGIVVGETTIVGDDVLIYQGVVLGGTTTSKGKRHPTIEKGVIIGAGAKVMGNITIGEYAKIGTGAVVLKDVPPESTCVGVPGRIVKCKNQSHVVDLEHNKLPDPVAAAIRSLEKQVEENEKLIQILLDKNGICVSEEKINDEVEFGDLLKDNRD
- a CDS encoding transcriptional regulator, whose translation is MKPPCEIVVWYVIPAIRSELAKELLNLGMKQKDVSELMDITQPAVSQYITDKRGSGIKLDDDVRAMVHKFARELSEGEATKMDLIPRTCNICKSVRTADVLEQLNIDKSELGEDCQSCLGSEASNC
- the cysS gene encoding cysteine--tRNA ligase; this translates as MDVYSTLTRSKENFVTINKNRVNLFVCGPTVYDDAHIGHGRTYISFDTIKRYLEYSGYAVFYIQNITDIDDKIINRSKESGIPANELARKFEKRYIEDMTKLNVNGVNLFARATDHVDEILDQIQRLIDKGFAYETEDGVYFEIDKFPEFGKLSNRNIEELESHRDIAETTKKNPQDFALWKKRVGTDEPTWPSPWGDGRPGWHIEDTAITEYYFGPQYDAHGGGLDLIFPHHEAEITQMEAVSGKAPMVKFWLHTGFLNVNGEKMSKSLNNFITIRDLLKDYAAETFRFFVLSTHYRSPIDFSKDSLHQSEKSLDRIRKYYELLDVEVDDETYESEVLASHKKEFFDSMDDDFNTPKAIAAIFGLINDTKNDLESFSDDDKKAIKAFLDDAAHIFGVSFEVEEVNAGSDDLLNLISEVRSELRANKQYDLSDKIRDGLQNLGYEIND
- a CDS encoding O-acetylhomoserine aminocarboxypropyltransferase/cysteine synthase family protein translates to MTDKNYRLATLGVRAGQQPDPATGAQAVPIYQTTSYVFKDSDEAARRFALQEFGQIYSRLTNPTSDVFEARIAAIEGGNSGLSTSSGLAAITYAILNVTVPGDNIVSADNLYGGTYQLFNYTFKDLARDVKFVDSQDLQAFEDAIDERTRAIYVESIGNPKLDVPDFEALAEIAHSHDIPLIVDNTVGVGLVRPLEHGADVIAASATKYVGGHGTAVGGYIVDSGKFNWGNGKFDNFTKADPSYHGLVFWDSFGDVPELGNIAFTVRARARLLRDLGATQAPVHSFIFLQGLESLDVRVKRHSENALKVAKFLESHPKVNWVNYPGLESHPTYEINKKYLKDNFAGILGFGVEGGEEAGRKVIEKLELFSILANIGDAKSLAIHPASTTHQQLTPEEQEATGVTPDFIRLSIGLEDADDLIDDLSQALDNI